The window GTGAAAAGCAAACTGGCCATTGCGCTAATCCTATCGTGCTTCGCCGCGGCGGCCGCGGCGGCCGCGGTCGACGCGACCCTCGTCGCCGACTTCAAACGGGCCGAACGCTATTACGAAAGCAAAGATTACATAAACGCGCTGCCGCTATACCGGGACGTCCTGGAGGGCGACCCGGGCGGGCCTTTCGCCGCCGCCGCCGGCTTCCGCATCGGCATGTGCGACTTCGCGCTGGGGGAATACGCCGCCGCGGCCCTGTCCTTTAAAAAATTCGAGGAGGGGTTCGCGGACTCGCCGTACCTCGACGACGCGACGTTCCTGGCGGCGCAGGCGTACTTCCGGATGGGGGAATATCACCACGCGTTCGAGCGCCTCTTGCGCATCGTATCCTTCGGCGAAAAGGGCCGCTACTACAAGCGGGCGGTGCGCGGCATCGGCAACATCGCCGACGAGGCGCTCACCGCCGCCCAACTACGCAAAAGGTTGGAGGATTACCACGCGTCGCCGGAGGCGGCCGAGGCACTACTGAAGCTCGCCGAACACGAGGTAAACCGCCGGGACTACGAAAGGGCGGTGGTCCTCCTCGACGTCGTCGCCGAGCAGTACGCCGAGCTGGACGAGGGCCGCGAGGCCGAAAAGCTGCTGGCTTCGGTGCGCGATAAGCTCGGCCGGGAACCGCTGGCGGTGGGGGTGCTCTTGCCGCTCTCGGGCGAATACGACGTATACGGCAAGGAGATGCGGGCCGCCGTCGAGCTGGCCGCGGCCGAGCACAACCGCTCGCGCCCGGACGAACCCGTTACGTTCGTATTCGAGGACACGGCCGGCACCGAAGAGGGCGCGGTGGAGGCCGCGCGCCGGCTCATTTACACCGAACGCGTCATCGCGATATTGGGGCCCGCGCTCACCAACAACGTGCGCGCGCTGGCGTCGCTGTGTCATACCAACCAGGTCCCGGTGCTATGTCCCGCGGCCACCGACGGCAAGGTGGCGCAGCTGAACGGTTACATCTTCGCTAATGGCCTGACCCGCGAGGTCGAGGCGGCCAACATCGCCGACTACGCCGTAAACAACCTGGGCCTCAAACGCTTCGCGGTCCTTTACCCGGCGAACGCGTACGGCGCCGACCTGCGAGATGCGTTCACGGAGGCCGTCGCCCGGGCGGGGGGCGAAGTCGTCGGCGCGGTGGAATACCCGCTTATCGACGTGAACCTCGAGCCGAACAAGCGCGAGATCAACTACTTCCCCTATACCAAGAAGCTGAAATGGCTCCGCGCCGACGCCGTCTACATCCCCGGCCACTACGACGAGATCATCCGCATCCTGCCCCAGCTCACGTTCTCGGACGTCTCGGCCTACGTCCTGGGCGCCAACGGTTGGAACGAAAACCGCGTCGTGCATATGGGCGGCAAATACGTCGAGGGAACGTACTTCACCGCGGGCTTATACGGCGACTCGCCCGACCCCGAAATCCGCGCGTTCGTCTCGAGCTACCGGCGCCAAACGGCCGAGTTCCCCAACTACCTGGCCGCCGCCTCCTACGACGCCGCGAAAATCATCTGCTCGGTCCTCTACCCCCCCGCGGAGAACGGCGCCGAAATCAAGGCCCGGCTCGACGCGGTGGCGGACTTCCCCGGCATATCGGGCCGGACGACGTTGCGCGGCGCCGACGGCATGCTGCACAAAGACGTCGCCATCCTGACGGTGCAGGAGGGCGAGGTGGTGGAGGCGCCGCGGTGAAGCGGGCGACGGCCATCGCCTTGTCGGCGACGTTGTTGATGGTCGCGTGCGGGCCCCAAAGGCCCGCCGGTTATTTTGTATACGAAGGCCGGCGGGGCGACTCGGTGGCGGCGCTGAGCGCGCGCTTCGGCGGCGACGAGCGCCTTACGAAGACGCTGGCCCGCGAGGCCGGCCGCGACGCCGCGGAGCCGTTCGACGCCGGCGAACGCGTAACGGTCCAGCTCGAGAGCCTAAAAAAGCATCGCGAGATACTCGAGACCTTCGCGCTGGTCCGCGAGGCGCGCGCGGCCCGGGTGCGGGGCGATTACGCCGGCGCGCTCGAGGCGTTGAAGGCCGCCTCCGCCGCGGCGCCCGACGACCCGGCCTTAGCCTTCGAGCTGGGCGCGACGTATTACGAGGCCGGCGATTACGCTCGAGCCGAGGCCTCCCTCGCGACCGCCCGCTCCCTCGCGCCGGACGACGAGGAAGTGACGCTGACGTACGCGCTGGCGACGGCGGAGGCCGGCGACGCGGAGGGGGCGGTCGCGGCGCTGGAGGAACTGGCCGCCGCCCGGGCCGACTTCCTCTACGGCCTTTACGTCCTCGGCGAGGTCCAAATAAAATCGGGCGACTATCCGGCCGGCCGGCATCAACTCTTCGAATATTTGAAGCGGAACGACGAGGGTGTGGTGGCCGCGTACGCCCGGGAGGGGATAAAGGCTTCGGCTCGAGCGGAGATGGAGGCCGCGGCTCGAGCGCTCGAGGAAGCCGCCCGCGCGGAGGAAGAAGAAGCCACGCCCGCGCGCGAGGCGGGGCCGGCCGAATGACGATAAACATTTTCCCTTATTAATACGAAAAGCCCGGCGGCGACGCCGGGCGTTACTACGGAGCAAGGGCCTTAAGGCCCTTGTCGGGGGCGAGTAGCCGGTCGCCCCTACAAAACCGAGGTCGCCCCTACCGGAACAACGCCTTCACGCGGCCGAAGGAGGCGGGCGAGGCATGAAGGTTCGACAAGGGGCTTAAGCCCCTTGTCCGCCCGGGCGACCAGCCGGTCGCCCCTACTCAAACAGCGCGTTCACTTTCCCGAGGGAGGGCGGCGCGGCCTGAGGTTTGGTACAAAAGAGTGCCGGGCGGAGCCCCGGTCGCCAGCCGGCCGCCCCTACCGGAACAACGCCTTCACGCGGCCGAGGGAGGCGGGCACTACGCCCGACTCGCCCGACTCGCTCAACTCCATATCGACTTGCCGCGAGCGTTTGAAGTATTGGATGCGGTGGTTATAAGTATCGGCGACGAAAACGGTTCCGTAGGGAGCGACGGCGACGTCGTACGGCCAATAGAATTGGCCTTCGCCGTGGCCCCACGAGCCCCATTTGCCAAGGAACGAACCGCTCGAGGTGAAGTATTGGATGCGGTAGTTATAGAAGGTATCGGCGACGAAAACGGTTCCGTTAGGGGCTACGGTGACGCCGTCGGCATATCGGAACTGGCCGTTGCCCGGGCCGTACGAGCCCCATTGGCCCAGGTAGGAGCCCGTCGCCGTGAAGTATTGGATACGGAAGTTACCCCAATCGCTGACGTAGACTGTGCCGTTAGCGGTTACGGCGACGTCTATCGCGCCGTCCAACTGGCCGTTGCCCGAGCCGTACGAGCCCCATTGGCCCAGGTAGGACCCCGCGGCGGTGAAGTATTGGACGCGGTGGTTCCTGATATCGCCTACGTAGACTTTGCCGTTAGGGGTTACGGCGACGCCACCCGGGGCGTTGAACTGGCCGTTGCCCGTGCCGAACGAGCCCCATTTGCCCAGGAATCTCCCCGTCGCCGTGAAGTATTGTATGCGGGAGTTCCAGGTATCGGCGACGTAGACTTTGCCGTTAGCGGTTACGGCGACGGCGGCCGTGCCGTTGAACTGGCCGTTGCCCGTGCCCAACGAGCCCCACTGGCCCGCGTACTCGTACGCCGCGCCGGCGGCGCCGGCGAGGAAAAACGCCGCGATAACTAAAACTTTTTTCACGTTCGACCTCCTGCGTTATAAAGAACGTTTTAAAAAGAGGCCCTTTCGGTTAAGTGTAAAAAAACCCAGGCGCGCCCTTAGCGGGACCCGGGTAGTATTCCGCACCGCGCGGCGCGCGAGGCGCCGTACCATATTAAATTTATTTCTCCCGACCCGGGCATACCCTCAACCCCCTTGCGAAGTGCGCCCGGCTACGTATACGTTCTCCCAGAGCCAATATTAAATAGCGGGGAGTTTTAGTCAAGCGAAATCTTCAAAGGGCCCGGGGGCATTCGAACCAACGTTCCAAAACGGCCCGAGCCACTGAGCTTGTAGTCCGGCAGCGCCAGCTCCCGCGTCTACTCCCCAGCCGTGCCCGGGCGAAAGTACTGAATGCGGTGGTTCCGGTATTCCGTAACGTAAACGTTGCCGTTGCGTGCGCACGCTACGCCTTGCGGATAATAAAGGTCGGCGGACCATTTGCCAAGAAACGAACCAGTAGCTTTGAAATATTGGACCCGGTTATTTTTTGTATCGGCGACGCCGCCTTTCTCCCGACCGCGTTGTGATCGCCGAGGCGGAGGTTGCGTTCTCCCTGCCACCCTCGTTCCGCCGGTTTACAGAGCGCGTTTTCATAAGTTTTGGGAGGGGACGTCGTAAACGGTAACCTGGCCGCGGCCTACGCGGGAGGCGAAGTCCGGTATACGGCGCCACCGGTTTCGGGTCACGACGATCGTATGAGAGGGGTTCTCGTATACTACGGATCCCCGTAGAACCGTGCCGTAGTACCCTCTGATTTTTCGCCGGTTTTCATCGCTAGTAATTATGGCGATTCGAGCGTCTTTTTGCCGCATAAACGGAAGGAGCCGATGCAAAGCGGAGGTGAGCTTCGGCCGGTGGACCCGACGGAAATTAAGCGGGTGGTCGCTGTACGCCCGGATCCCGTATTCCTCCCAGAGCCAAACCCCCGTCGCCCCCGGTTCGCCGCTTTCGATTATCACGTTTTCGGTGGGTGTTAGATCACCGTTGCGCCACAAATCGCGTAAAGCGAGGCCGACTTCGGCGGCCGCGGTTAAGCTCGAGTTGTAGGGGCCGCGAGCGCCGTAACCGTAATTCCTTATACAGCGGTCGAACCGCGCGTAATCAGTAGCCGCGGCCATTAACAATATGGCTAAGGCGATTTTCGGCACGAGCCCCCGCGTCCGCCGCCACATTTCAACCACGGCCAAACCGGCGAAGGGGAACAAGAACATAAGGACGATCGAGAAATGCCGCTCCGGCCCGAAACCCAACCCCACTATCGCAAATACCGTTAAAACCCCGACCGCGAGGGCGACGAGGCCGCCCCAAATTAGCAGCCGGTTTTCCCTTCGGATGCCGCGGGCCCAAACGAGGAGTGCCCCGCCCGCGCCCAGGAGGCCGAAGACCCTACCGTCCCGCCACACGCGCGTTAGGCCGTAGAATACCCGGCCGAACCACCGGGCGTTGGGTAGAATTGCCTCGCTATCGGCTTTGACCCCCGCGAGATCCGTCCAAACCCCTTGGTGGGCGGCGACCGTGGCCTTATGGCCCATCAAGACGGCTACGACCGCCATAGGCGCCGCCCATAAAAGCCACCCGCCGACGCCCCGCGGCCGGGCCCGGAATAAACGATACGCCGAATACAGAATTAGCAAGGCCGCGCCTTCGTAACGGGTCAAAGCCGCCGCGCCGAAGCAGAGCCCCGCAGCCCAGGCGCCGCGGCCTTCCCGCGCCGCCCGGCTCGCCAGATAGATACCCGCCGCATTCCAGAAGAAGAAAATGCTCTCCGCCATTCCCTCCGAGAGCGTCAGGAAATGGTGGACGGGGGAGAATATGAAAAGGAGGGCGGCGGCCGCTCCCGCCGCCGGGCCGGCCAGTTCGCGGCCGAGGAGATATAGAAAGGCCGTCGTGC is drawn from bacterium and contains these coding sequences:
- a CDS encoding glycosyltransferase family 39 protein, with protein sequence MRPATKIQWFDRLAPWGFFALKVVVSVYSLYVYMPRYLRLTYIADGPARGIEAYNLAFGEFGLFKTYQFLPMQLWLWAGLLKIYPDIYWTGTALNVAAAAGTTAFLYLLGRELAGPAAGAAAALLFIFSPVHHFLTLSEGMAESIFFFWNAAGIYLASRAAREGRGAWAAGLCFGAAALTRYEGAALLILYSAYRLFRARPRGVGGWLLWAAPMAVVAVLMGHKATVAAHQGVWTDLAGVKADSEAILPNARWFGRVFYGLTRVWRDGRVFGLLGAGGALLVWARGIRRENRLLIWGGLVALAVGVLTVFAIVGLGFGPERHFSIVLMFLFPFAGLAVVEMWRRTRGLVPKIALAILLMAAATDYARFDRCIRNYGYGARGPYNSSLTAAAEVGLALRDLWRNGDLTPTENVIIESGEPGATGVWLWEEYGIRAYSDHPLNFRRVHRPKLTSALHRLLPFMRQKDARIAIITSDENRRKIRGYYGTVLRGSVVYENPSHTIVVTRNRWRRIPDFASRVGRGQVTVYDVPSQNL
- a CDS encoding tetratricopeptide repeat protein, which translates into the protein MKRATAIALSATLLMVACGPQRPAGYFVYEGRRGDSVAALSARFGGDERLTKTLAREAGRDAAEPFDAGERVTVQLESLKKHREILETFALVREARAARVRGDYAGALEALKAASAAAPDDPALAFELGATYYEAGDYARAEASLATARSLAPDDEEVTLTYALATAEAGDAEGAVAALEELAAARADFLYGLYVLGEVQIKSGDYPAGRHQLFEYLKRNDEGVVAAYAREGIKASARAEMEAAARALEEAARAEEEEATPAREAGPAE
- a CDS encoding penicillin-binding protein activator: MKSKLAIALILSCFAAAAAAAAVDATLVADFKRAERYYESKDYINALPLYRDVLEGDPGGPFAAAAGFRIGMCDFALGEYAAAALSFKKFEEGFADSPYLDDATFLAAQAYFRMGEYHHAFERLLRIVSFGEKGRYYKRAVRGIGNIADEALTAAQLRKRLEDYHASPEAAEALLKLAEHEVNRRDYERAVVLLDVVAEQYAELDEGREAEKLLASVRDKLGREPLAVGVLLPLSGEYDVYGKEMRAAVELAAAEHNRSRPDEPVTFVFEDTAGTEEGAVEAARRLIYTERVIAILGPALTNNVRALASLCHTNQVPVLCPAATDGKVAQLNGYIFANGLTREVEAANIADYAVNNLGLKRFAVLYPANAYGADLRDAFTEAVARAGGEVVGAVEYPLIDVNLEPNKREINYFPYTKKLKWLRADAVYIPGHYDEIIRILPQLTFSDVSAYVLGANGWNENRVVHMGGKYVEGTYFTAGLYGDSPDPEIRAFVSSYRRQTAEFPNYLAAASYDAAKIICSVLYPPAENGAEIKARLDAVADFPGISGRTTLRGADGMLHKDVAILTVQEGEVVEAPR
- a CDS encoding 6-bladed beta-propeller, whose translation is MKKVLVIAAFFLAGAAGAAYEYAGQWGSLGTGNGQFNGTAAVAVTANGKVYVADTWNSRIQYFTATGRFLGKWGSFGTGNGQFNAPGGVAVTPNGKVYVGDIRNHRVQYFTAAGSYLGQWGSYGSGNGQLDGAIDVAVTANGTVYVSDWGNFRIQYFTATGSYLGQWGSYGPGNGQFRYADGVTVAPNGTVFVADTFYNYRIQYFTSSGSFLGKWGSWGHGEGQFYWPYDVAVAPYGTVFVADTYNHRIQYFKRSRQVDMELSESGESGVVPASLGRVKALFR